A genome region from Streptomyces antimycoticus includes the following:
- a CDS encoding amidase family protein, producing MPGGADVAGTRVLECYQQIMRLQARTVTATDPYDLVLSPVAPVAAFPAEQPMPFTGDAKTMAHIGFTAPYNMSGQPAATVNCGFTADRRPIGVQIAGRRFDDLGVLRAAAWYERNRPADAVPDWPDSAPGAPSGEKTTCTTLEGKQS from the coding sequence GTGCCAGGGGGCGCGGACGTAGCGGGCACGCGGGTGCTCGAGTGCTACCAGCAGATCATGCGCCTCCAGGCACGGACCGTGACGGCGACGGACCCGTACGATCTGGTGCTCTCGCCGGTGGCTCCGGTGGCGGCGTTTCCCGCCGAGCAGCCGATGCCGTTCACGGGGGACGCCAAGACCATGGCCCACATCGGCTTCACCGCGCCGTACAACATGTCGGGGCAGCCCGCGGCGACCGTCAACTGCGGCTTTACGGCGGACCGTCGGCCCATCGGGGTGCAGATCGCGGGTCGCCGCTTCGACGATCTCGGCGTCTTGAGGGCGGCGGCGTGGTACGAACGGAACCGGCCCGCCGACGCGGTCCCGGACTGGCCGGACAGCGCCCCCGGTGCGCCCTCCGGGGAGAAGACGACATGTACCACGCTCGAAGGGAAGCAGTCGTGA
- a CDS encoding Lrp/AsnC family transcriptional regulator: MVSTLNWRCAKIDAMRASAKGMATTSSRSTAPPWCVSGFMASEGAARVAACIAADMRDTVPRARCLHNKSAHSDAKQAHMSSPTGSGVTVEGSTAYSCGMSAPVHLDSVDLQILELLRADGRRTVRDIARLVQLSPAPVRRRITRLEESGVITGYTITTDQAKLGQGLQAVTELRFTGDTDIHDIVEFASTLPEVDEVLTLTGDVDALVRLHVDNVDDLQKVVNRLRRKGVGVLQTKTLIVIASWQRGTSVP, translated from the coding sequence ATGGTGAGCACGTTGAACTGGCGATGTGCCAAGATCGACGCGATGCGAGCGAGTGCCAAGGGCATGGCCACGACATCGAGTCGCAGCACGGCACCACCATGGTGCGTGTCCGGTTTCATGGCTTCAGAGGGGGCAGCGCGTGTCGCTGCTTGTATCGCGGCTGACATGAGGGACACAGTTCCAAGGGCCCGGTGTCTCCACAACAAAAGTGCGCACAGCGATGCGAAGCAGGCGCATATGAGCAGTCCAACCGGGTCGGGAGTGACCGTTGAGGGAAGTACTGCTTACAGTTGCGGTATGTCAGCACCCGTACATCTCGACTCGGTCGATCTGCAGATCTTGGAGTTGTTGCGAGCCGACGGGCGGCGCACCGTTCGCGATATCGCACGCCTGGTGCAGCTCTCGCCGGCGCCGGTCCGTCGGCGCATCACCCGCCTCGAGGAGTCGGGAGTCATCACCGGCTACACGATCACGACGGATCAGGCCAAGCTCGGTCAGGGCCTTCAAGCGGTCACTGAGCTGCGTTTCACGGGCGACACGGACATCCATGACATCGTGGAGTTCGCGTCGACTCTGCCGGAGGTCGACGAGGTGTTGACGCTCACCGGCGACGTGGACGCACTTGTCCGGTTGCATGTCGACAATGTCGATGACCTGCAGAAGGTGGTCAATCGTCTGCGTCGTAAGGGTGTCGGCGTGCTGCAGACGAAGACGCTGATCGTCATCGCCTCCTGGCAACGCGGGACGTCCGTGCCCTGA
- the ilvN gene encoding acetolactate synthase small subunit, which produces MLRLDVVAMPLALARIASILAHRQFNVLTMDVAAPVDGLRRITIEVDTADELGLERLVKCLNRAPDVVKVVRFSDDTSHHRRGAFVAVAFPEGRLAEVVAIARAFSAEVVEAGRTRCTVFAAAEPAQVDALVDALSGFTIRELMMAAPLRMPRFLRKGHTAVDRAHTWRRS; this is translated from the coding sequence GTGCTGCGACTCGATGTCGTGGCCATGCCCTTGGCACTCGCTCGCATCGCGTCGATCTTGGCACATCGCCAGTTCAACGTGCTCACCATGGACGTCGCCGCGCCCGTCGACGGGCTGCGGAGGATCACCATCGAGGTGGACACGGCAGACGAACTGGGGCTGGAGCGCCTGGTCAAGTGCTTGAACCGGGCACCCGACGTCGTCAAGGTCGTCCGCTTCTCCGACGACACGTCGCACCATCGGCGCGGGGCATTCGTGGCGGTCGCCTTCCCCGAAGGCCGACTCGCCGAAGTCGTCGCCATCGCCCGGGCGTTTTCCGCGGAGGTCGTGGAAGCCGGCCGGACTCGCTGCACCGTCTTCGCCGCGGCGGAGCCCGCCCAGGTCGATGCCCTCGTCGACGCGCTCTCCGGCTTCACCATCCGGGAGCTCATGATGGCGGCGCCGCTGCGGATGCCGCGCTTCCTCCGGAAGGGCCACACCGCCGTGGACCGTGCGCACACCTGGAGGCGGTCATGA
- a CDS encoding thiamine pyrophosphate-dependent enzyme, which produces MSASSLAASAAAHADDVLQLVDPAGTLNEQAAAGMLDVTDELVRTLYRDMVLGRRFDQEAYSLQRQGELGLWLMSLGQEAAQAGSIRALRADDRVFPSYREHVAALCRGISPEELLSQWRGASHGSWDPERYHFHIYSLVLATQTLHAVGYAMGVRYDAVDSVVFSYFGDGASSQGDANEALNWAAVASAPIVFFCQNNGWAISTPASKQYARPLTERAKGFGLDAVAVDGNDVLAVHAATQRMVERVRAGGAPGFIEAHTYRMSGHSTSDDPGRYRDNAELARWEAHDPVERVRLLLTARGWADEDYFATVASDAEELAARTRRECRALPEPSLSDTFRNTLCEETEALRREREGFETYLESFL; this is translated from the coding sequence ATGAGCGCGAGCTCCCTTGCGGCGTCCGCGGCGGCCCATGCCGACGACGTCCTGCAGTTGGTCGATCCTGCCGGAACGCTGAATGAGCAGGCGGCCGCGGGCATGCTCGACGTGACCGATGAACTGGTCCGTACGCTGTACCGCGACATGGTGCTCGGGCGCCGCTTCGACCAGGAGGCGTACTCACTGCAACGCCAGGGTGAGCTCGGGCTCTGGCTGATGTCCCTCGGGCAGGAAGCGGCACAAGCGGGGTCGATCCGCGCCCTTCGAGCGGACGACCGGGTCTTCCCGTCCTACCGCGAGCACGTGGCAGCCCTGTGCCGTGGCATCTCACCGGAGGAATTGCTGTCGCAGTGGCGTGGTGCCAGCCATGGCTCATGGGACCCCGAGCGGTATCACTTCCACATCTACAGCCTTGTGCTGGCGACGCAGACACTGCACGCGGTCGGCTATGCGATGGGCGTCCGGTACGACGCCGTCGACAGCGTCGTGTTCAGCTACTTCGGTGACGGCGCGTCCAGCCAGGGGGACGCCAACGAGGCGCTCAACTGGGCGGCGGTGGCGTCGGCACCCATCGTGTTCTTCTGCCAGAACAACGGATGGGCGATCTCGACACCCGCGAGCAAGCAGTACGCCCGCCCGCTGACGGAACGTGCGAAGGGTTTCGGACTCGACGCGGTGGCCGTGGACGGCAACGACGTCCTGGCCGTCCACGCCGCCACACAGCGCATGGTCGAGCGAGTCCGGGCCGGTGGAGCACCTGGGTTCATCGAGGCGCACACCTATCGCATGTCCGGACACAGCACGTCGGACGATCCGGGGCGCTATCGCGACAATGCCGAGCTCGCCCGGTGGGAGGCCCACGACCCCGTGGAGCGCGTACGCCTTCTGCTCACGGCGCGCGGCTGGGCCGACGAGGACTACTTCGCCACGGTCGCGTCCGACGCCGAGGAGCTCGCGGCGCGGACACGCCGGGAGTGCCGTGCCCTTCCGGAGCCGTCCCTGAGCGACACCTTCCGAAACACCTTGTGCGAGGAGACCGAGGCCCTGCGACGCGAGCGCGAAGGCTTCGAGACATACCTGGAGTCCTTCCTGTGA
- a CDS encoding dihydrolipoamide acetyltransferase family protein: protein MLVTKHFHLPDVGEGLTEAEILEWRVGPGDPVGVNDTLVEIETAKAVVELPSPYAGTVTEILCAAGEAVAVGAPIITFEVEDDSPPQAGPELDATPQEPVDPPAQDEQPTTPAREPVLVGYGPAHARTARRPRKRKTEQPAVTSSAQTSLATPPVRKLARDLGVDLRLVAATGPSGRITREDLHRLAEQRATASSAPGLPRDDVVRTPIRGVRKHTAEAMVASAFTAPHVTEWVTVDVQRSLKLLKRARAHRAFGNVRLTPLCLVIKAALTAIARHPEINAKWDAAAGEIVQYPDVNLGVAAATPRGLIVPNIAAAQRLSLREIALALTDLIDQARAGKTPPERMRNGTFTITNIGVFGIDGGTPILNPGEAAILCFGQVRRTPWEHKGRVRLRDTATLALSFDHRLVDGELGSLVLRDIARFLERPELMVLHQ, encoded by the coding sequence ATGCTCGTAACCAAGCACTTCCATCTCCCCGACGTCGGCGAGGGTCTCACCGAGGCCGAGATCCTCGAGTGGCGCGTGGGACCCGGCGACCCGGTCGGCGTCAACGACACCCTCGTGGAGATCGAGACGGCGAAGGCAGTGGTGGAGCTGCCCAGCCCGTATGCCGGGACCGTCACCGAAATCCTCTGTGCCGCCGGCGAGGCGGTGGCCGTCGGTGCGCCGATCATCACGTTCGAGGTCGAGGACGACAGCCCCCCGCAGGCGGGGCCCGAACTCGACGCCACACCCCAAGAGCCCGTCGATCCGCCCGCCCAGGACGAGCAGCCGACCACCCCCGCCCGCGAGCCCGTCCTGGTCGGCTATGGGCCGGCGCACGCGCGGACAGCACGACGCCCGCGAAAGAGGAAAACCGAGCAACCGGCCGTCACCTCTTCCGCCCAGACGTCCCTCGCCACCCCGCCGGTGCGCAAGCTCGCCCGCGACCTCGGAGTCGACCTGCGCCTCGTGGCCGCCACCGGCCCGTCGGGACGCATCACGCGCGAGGATCTCCACCGCCTCGCCGAGCAGCGGGCAACCGCGTCGAGCGCCCCCGGCCTCCCCCGTGACGACGTGGTGCGCACACCGATTCGCGGAGTGCGCAAGCACACCGCGGAGGCCATGGTCGCGAGCGCCTTCACCGCCCCGCACGTCACGGAATGGGTCACCGTCGACGTGCAACGGTCCCTCAAACTCCTGAAGCGGGCACGCGCCCACAGGGCGTTCGGGAATGTGCGCCTGACACCGCTGTGTCTCGTCATCAAGGCGGCACTGACCGCCATCGCGCGGCATCCCGAGATCAATGCGAAGTGGGACGCCGCGGCCGGTGAGATCGTCCAGTACCCCGACGTCAATCTCGGTGTCGCCGCGGCGACACCGAGAGGGCTCATCGTCCCCAACATCGCGGCGGCCCAGCGGCTCTCCCTGCGTGAGATCGCCTTGGCGCTCACCGACCTCATCGATCAGGCCCGCGCCGGCAAGACGCCACCCGAGCGGATGAGAAACGGGACATTCACGATCACCAACATCGGTGTGTTCGGCATCGACGGCGGAACCCCGATCCTCAACCCTGGTGAAGCGGCGATCCTCTGCTTCGGCCAGGTGCGGCGAACACCGTGGGAACACAAGGGACGCGTACGGCTGCGCGACACCGCGACCCTCGCCTTGTCGTTCGACCATCGCCTCGTCGACGGCGAGCTCGGTTCACTCGTGCTGCGCGACATCGCCCGGTTCCTCGAGCGGCCCGAGCTGATGGTTCTCCACCAGTGA
- a CDS encoding TioE family transcriptional regulator, producing MGRNLQNGNRLRPVDLARAHGLSTQAVRNYEETGILPAAGRTPHGYRTYTSLHAAALRAFLALVPGHGHQTATSIMRAVNQGSVEEAFCLIDESHAQLLDDRRTLQAVETALRDLEHAPAPGPDVRSGSAAVSGPGGTFIGPLAEKLGIGPATLRKWERSGLVRPRRDPLTGYRVYDEAAVRDARLAHQLRRGGYLLEQIAPLIAQVRAAGGLEPLQTTLCDWHGRLSARGRAMLTGAAELEAYLRERGSGLLRASPTTERSLVENHQLGPLEEPGDVAQHE from the coding sequence ATGGGACGAAACCTTCAAAACGGCAACCGGCTCAGGCCGGTTGATCTGGCGCGCGCGCACGGGCTGTCCACGCAGGCGGTCAGGAACTACGAGGAGACCGGCATTCTTCCGGCCGCCGGTCGCACACCGCACGGCTACCGCACCTATACCTCGCTGCACGCGGCGGCCCTGCGTGCGTTCCTCGCCCTGGTGCCAGGACACGGCCACCAGACGGCGACGTCGATCATGCGGGCCGTGAACCAGGGCTCGGTCGAGGAGGCGTTCTGCCTCATCGACGAGAGTCATGCCCAGCTCCTCGACGACCGCCGGACCCTCCAGGCCGTGGAGACCGCTCTCCGCGACCTGGAGCACGCCCCAGCTCCCGGGCCCGATGTGAGATCCGGGTCGGCGGCGGTGTCCGGGCCCGGTGGCACGTTCATCGGGCCGCTGGCGGAAAAGCTCGGCATCGGGCCCGCGACGCTGCGCAAATGGGAGCGCTCCGGGCTGGTGCGCCCGCGCCGCGACCCGCTGACCGGCTACCGTGTCTACGACGAGGCCGCCGTACGGGACGCCCGGCTGGCCCACCAACTCCGGCGCGGCGGCTATCTGTTGGAGCAGATCGCTCCGCTGATCGCCCAGGTGCGGGCGGCCGGCGGGCTGGAGCCGCTGCAGACCACCCTGTGCGACTGGCACGGTCGGCTGTCCGCGCGCGGGCGGGCGATGCTGACCGGGGCCGCGGAGCTGGAGGCGTACCTGCGCGAGCGCGGAAGCGGACTCCTCAGAGCCTCCCCGACAACTGAAAGGTCACTGGTGGAGAACCATCAGCTCGGGCCGCTCGAGGAACCGGGCGATGTCGCGCAGCACGAGTGA